One window of the Planktothrix sp. FACHB-1365 genome contains the following:
- a CDS encoding CHAT domain-containing protein has product MNRKQTGGLNLQLFQRIPVLFTTRIIFPTTLFICLFPASITAQIIPAQDGTRTQVTPQGNQFNINGGRLSGDGANLFHSFEKLGLSQGEILNFISNPTIQNILGRVTGGEASFINGLIQVTGGNSNLFLINPAGIVFGENASLNIPASFTATTATSVGFGNQNWFQALGENQWQILVGTPRDFVFNSENPGSLVNLGNLTVSPGENITLLAGTVLNTGTISAPGGEITIAAVTGENLVRISQDGHLLNLELTSDIPQNSPGFTPLSLPELLTGGNSGNANQVKVNEQGQVILTASGVAVPTEPGTTILSGRIDVISPTQTGGNLQLAGEKIGLINSTLDASGLTGGGRILIGGDYKGLGDFPTSEKTFISSDSFINANALETGNGGEVIVWSEDLTQVYGLIQVRGGTQNGNGGFVETSSRGILDINTTPDIAAPSGFGGTWLLDPNNIDIVDDTGGNTNLNENPLSTGELLFNTTDDNARLSVFLLKSALTEGNVIVETGDVGSNSQDGNITFQTSLDFDGIGDDRSLTLNAAGNIILDGQTISDSNPGDGEQLSLNFNADFDNNNNGSVFIRNAIIDTNGGDFTATGRGNPTFRSGVLIDNSQLNTLGGNINLEGIAVDNLPFNHGILLTNSSLNSANGNVTLTGTSGAQTDTNMGVWLQQSTINSDAGSINILGNSQGSQTNNIGILLDNNSTLQSTTGNISLIGSSDNGLNSFGVNLNQSQILTVDGTIQLTGTSAGSDGSVGIYVSESNIASTGTGIIDLRGNNNATGDNNDGISILNNGLIFSAGTGRINLSGVSGDGENSEGIYIVNGQIQTLDGDVSIQGLGRGANTSPGIFIGDRGEIISSGIGNISLDGLSNATGSGSHGISLFGDANLTAKTTGNITLVGSSSPTTNSQGIFILDNPILQVSNGNLNLTGVSTAPFNGQGILLGNSLLTSSGTGTINLSGTGNGTGGDSNGILLINAAQINSLSSGDINVQGRGAAVPDSEGIGIFQGSQIQTNTGSILIDGVNNGENTTSVIIGENSPVTTTGSGRITISGNQDLFISSLTNSGGEINLSSSGGNINSSSGTLDSSSAVGNGGTITVDAAGNIIIASINSSTTANSGNTQAGSVTLTSANNTVTITDNINASATTGQGNNITISAPVQLTQPTTTLNTVGSTSSGDIIFNNTVNGTTPGSNSLILQAGTGTVSFNDSVGNINPLNGLTITGGNINSIAPINIATSGLTINASGAVNLADILANNGGIVNILATGNITTQDIITEGETITLTSSNGEINTQNGILESGSSNNNGGNQIINASGTVTLGEINTSTTSSSSNSQAGTLDITSGNNTISLTGDINTSATQGQGSDVNFNTNVILPQDNVTITTTGNNSSGNVTFDGTVNGGRDNNSGSNSLTLQTGEGDVNFNQAVGDSIPLQNLTLNSRNVVTQSPVTVENGGINITATEDVTFNDTVTTNNNSPVDVVAEGDITTRDIISNGERIALTSNTGNINTTAGILNSSSTTEDGGEINLNAAQNLTVGEITTRTESNLGTSQAGTLTLAGNSITLTNNIDTSATIGSGNNITFNSPVILDGDTVTLTTSGTAGSGNVTFNNTVDSNTPGNSNLTIQAGTGTVSVNETIGGTNTLNGLTVNSGDMNTNAAITVEAGGVNLNSSGSVNLTAPITTSQTGTININAENNITTADLTTQGQEINLNSNTGNIDSSSGTLNTSSNNSNGGDINITTTASVTLGEINTSTQTNQAGTLNVSGETIALTGNINTSGNNGTGSNVTFNNPVEVTQPVNINTSGTSGSGNITFNNTVNSIPADNNGLTLQAGTGNIQFNNSVTVGGLDITAGTVNSTSPITVNTGDFIINSSDTVTLPQDITTTNSSEIQITATNNIVTGNIITNGQPITLNSSNGNITTNPGTLNTSSENNGGAITINTPGTLNLGGVNTSTNNGQAGTLNINTQNNPIILNSDINTSANNGAGSQQQYNSPVQLASPNITLTSSGSNSSGNISFNFPVNGNSNLTVNAGSGNLTFSTVGDSNPLSSLQVNTTGLTTLQGNLTANNSVDFSNTSGGTQLANNISINTVANNGDILFNNSPITGSQTLTLNAGSGTISLNTVGNNNNPVSGLIFQQANAVNLFGDIYTATGLDFSSVNTVNIAGNPVTLNTSIGNGAINFLGSTLTGQGNLTLTAGNNDVNLDTFTSETPLNSLGITARTVQANAPITVGSGGLDINASNIVTLTGNTLSNSTVAITATNDINTRDITASQGIIFNSRNGNITVNSLNTSSPNANAGEITLNTPQGNITTNSLNSSSPNSQGGEITLSSPIGTVTTGNILTSGLTGGNISVNAQTSITTGQINTQGQTQGGNVFLDPINDVQVEYINAESPNGRGGNVFVESTQGYFRATGSFPTLFSPTGTASISTAGRLGSGSITIRHAGGPLNPPVASFEIKGNLTINGAAATITTGDFSILPPQSFEGSFTLGNIAIQTDDAPNLPPSQNPTQGNTGVIIQQNISIPPNQEEQQDEITSEFINNPTNSFLPQELLSTTEIAFQSNNLDSSILLLEQFRNQEFEQYLGVKSTLLDRLEVQQRLKELELKTQQVYAIVYMVSREDQLEIIVVPSSGEPLRHSVPEATRENLFPVVRELQTEITNPRKRNTVSYQAPAQQLYEWMIQPIADDLQKLGVSTILFSLDPGLRSLPIAALWDGQQFLVEKYAISLIPSTSLIDFRYQPIGEAEVLAMGASQFQQQNPLPAVPVELENIIDIWPGEEFLNERFTLENLKSQRRLSNFDVIHLATHADFKAGSPSNSYIQLWNEKLPLTELPSLNLDNPTVELLTLSACRTALGDRRSELGFAGLAVQAGVKSALASLWYVSDQGTLALMSEFYQDLKQAPIKAIALQNAQVDMIQQKTRLENDQLITTFGTIPLPSDLAGSNITTLSHPYYWSGFTMIGSPW; this is encoded by the coding sequence ATGAATCGCAAACAAACGGGCGGCCTCAACTTGCAACTATTCCAGCGAATTCCGGTTTTGTTCACGACCCGGATTATTTTTCCCACAACCCTCTTCATTTGCCTATTTCCTGCTTCGATAACTGCCCAAATTATTCCCGCCCAGGATGGAACCCGAACCCAAGTTACCCCTCAAGGAAATCAGTTTAATATTAATGGGGGCCGTTTATCGGGAGACGGTGCGAATTTATTTCATAGTTTTGAAAAGTTGGGACTATCTCAAGGAGAAATTCTCAATTTTATTTCTAATCCCACGATTCAAAATATCTTAGGACGAGTCACGGGGGGAGAGGCTTCTTTTATTAATGGGTTAATTCAAGTAACTGGGGGAAATTCTAACCTATTTTTAATCAATCCCGCCGGAATTGTATTTGGGGAAAATGCTAGTTTAAATATTCCTGCTTCTTTTACCGCAACAACAGCAACCTCCGTTGGATTTGGGAATCAGAATTGGTTTCAAGCATTAGGTGAAAATCAATGGCAAATCTTAGTCGGAACTCCTAGGGATTTTGTCTTTAATTCTGAAAATCCAGGGAGTTTAGTTAATTTAGGAAATCTCACCGTTTCCCCCGGAGAAAATATTACCTTATTAGCGGGAACGGTTCTCAATACCGGAACAATATCCGCACCAGGGGGAGAAATTACCATTGCGGCGGTGACGGGGGAAAATTTAGTTAGAATTTCCCAAGATGGACATTTATTAAATTTAGAATTAACCTCAGATATTCCTCAAAATTCCCCCGGTTTTACTCCGCTATCCTTACCGGAATTATTAACGGGAGGAAACTCAGGAAATGCTAATCAAGTAAAAGTCAATGAACAGGGACAGGTGATTTTAACGGCTTCGGGGGTTGCGGTTCCTACTGAACCCGGAACTACTATTTTATCAGGAAGAATTGATGTGATTTCTCCCACCCAAACCGGGGGAAACCTTCAATTAGCGGGAGAAAAAATCGGACTAATTAATAGTACCTTAGACGCATCGGGGTTAACCGGGGGAGGAAGAATTTTAATTGGGGGGGACTATAAAGGATTAGGGGATTTTCCCACATCTGAAAAAACCTTTATTAGTTCCGATTCTTTTATCAATGCAAATGCTTTAGAAACCGGAAATGGCGGTGAAGTTATTGTTTGGTCTGAAGATTTAACTCAAGTTTATGGTTTAATTCAAGTTCGGGGGGGAACACAAAATGGCAATGGCGGATTTGTTGAAACCAGTAGTCGCGGTATTTTAGACATTAACACGACACCCGATATTGCAGCACCCTCCGGGTTTGGGGGAACGTGGTTACTTGACCCGAATAATATTGATATTGTCGATGATACCGGGGGAAATACAAACCTGAATGAAAATCCTTTATCAACAGGTGAATTATTATTTAATACCACTGATGATAATGCTCGGTTAAGTGTATTTCTCTTAAAGTCTGCCTTAACCGAAGGAAATGTAATTGTAGAAACGGGAGATGTGGGAAGCAATTCCCAAGATGGAAATATTACGTTTCAGACTTCCTTAGATTTTGATGGAATTGGAGATGACCGAAGCTTAACATTAAATGCAGCCGGAAATATTATTTTAGACGGACAAACGATTAGTGATAGTAACCCCGGTGATGGGGAGCAATTAAGCCTTAATTTTAATGCAGATTTTGATAATAATAATAATGGTTCTGTTTTTATTCGGAATGCTATAATTGATACAAACGGGGGAGATTTTACCGCAACGGGTCGAGGAAATCCTACGTTTCGGTCTGGAGTTTTGATAGATAATAGCCAACTGAATACCCTGGGAGGAAATATTAACCTTGAGGGAATTGCCGTTGATAACTTACCCTTTAATCATGGGATTTTATTAACCAATAGTAGCTTAAATTCTGCCAACGGGAATGTGACCTTAACGGGAACCAGTGGCGCACAAACTGATACCAATATGGGGGTATGGTTACAACAATCTACGATTAACTCAGACGCAGGTAGTATTAATATTCTAGGGAATAGTCAAGGCAGTCAAACCAATAATATTGGAATTTTACTCGATAATAATTCTACCTTACAAAGTACAACAGGAAATATTAGCTTAATCGGAAGTAGTGACAATGGCTTAAATAGTTTTGGAGTAAATTTAAACCAAAGCCAGATTTTAACCGTTGATGGTACTATTCAACTGACAGGAACTTCCGCCGGAAGTGATGGGAGTGTAGGAATTTATGTCAGTGAGAGTAATATTGCTTCAACGGGAACCGGAATTATTGATTTGCGCGGCAATAATAACGCCACGGGGGATAATAATGATGGAATTTCTATATTAAATAACGGACTTATTTTTTCGGCTGGAACTGGAAGAATTAATCTATCCGGGGTGAGTGGGGATGGTGAGAATAGCGAGGGAATTTATATTGTTAATGGACAAATACAAACTCTGGATGGAGATGTTTCAATTCAGGGTTTAGGACGGGGTGCAAATACAAGTCCGGGGATTTTCATTGGGGATAGAGGCGAAATTATTTCTAGTGGAATTGGTAATATTAGTTTAGATGGATTAAGTAATGCCACAGGGAGTGGGAGTCATGGGATTTCCTTATTTGGAGATGCAAACCTTACCGCAAAAACAACAGGAAATATTACCCTGGTTGGAAGCAGTAGTCCTACCACCAATAGTCAAGGTATTTTTATTCTCGATAACCCTATTCTTCAAGTTAGTAATGGAAATCTCAATTTAACAGGAGTGAGTACAGCACCGTTTAACGGACAGGGTATTTTATTAGGAAATAGTTTGCTAACTTCATCAGGAACAGGAACCATTAATTTAAGTGGAACTGGGAATGGCACTGGGGGGGATAGTAATGGTATTCTTTTAATTAATGCGGCACAAATTAATAGTTTAAGCAGTGGGGATATTAATGTACAAGGTCGTGGTGCTGCGGTTCCCGATAGTGAAGGGATAGGAATTTTTCAGGGTAGTCAAATTCAAACGAATACGGGGTCAATTTTAATCGATGGGGTGAATAATGGTGAGAATACAACCAGTGTTATTATTGGAGAAAATAGCCCAGTTACAACAACAGGTTCAGGAAGGATTACAATATCAGGAAATCAGGATTTATTCATCAGTTCCTTAACCAATTCAGGGGGTGAAATTAATCTCAGCAGTAGTGGAGGAAATATTAATAGTAGTTCTGGAACTCTGGATAGTAGCTCGGCTGTTGGGAATGGGGGAACTATTACGGTTGATGCGGCGGGTAATATTATTATTGCGAGTATTAATTCCAGCACAACAGCTAATTCTGGTAATACTCAAGCAGGAAGTGTCACCCTAACTTCTGCGAATAATACGGTAACAATAACTGACAATATTAATGCTTCAGCAACCACAGGTCAAGGCAATAATATTACGATTTCTGCACCTGTTCAACTGACCCAACCCACCACTACTTTGAATACCGTAGGGAGTACCAGTAGTGGGGATATTATTTTTAATAATACTGTTAATGGAACTACACCGGGAAGCAATAGTTTAATTCTGCAAGCGGGAACGGGAACGGTCAGTTTTAATGATAGTGTGGGGAATATCAACCCCCTGAATGGTTTAACGATAACGGGGGGTAATATTAATAGTATCGCACCGATTAATATTGCTACCTCTGGATTAACCATTAATGCCAGTGGAGCGGTTAATTTAGCTGATATTTTAGCGAATAATGGCGGAATTGTCAATATTTTAGCAACGGGAAATATTACAACTCAGGATATTATTACTGAGGGTGAAACCATTACGTTAACCAGTAGTAACGGTGAGATTAATACCCAAAACGGGATTTTAGAGAGTGGGTCTAGTAATAATAATGGCGGGAACCAAATTATCAACGCATCGGGAACGGTTACGTTAGGAGAAATTAATACCAGTACCACCTCTAGTTCGAGTAATAGTCAAGCCGGAACTCTGGATATTACATCGGGAAATAATACCATTAGTTTAACCGGAGATATTAATACTTCTGCAACCCAAGGTCAGGGAAGTGATGTGAATTTTAATACCAATGTTATCCTTCCCCAGGATAATGTAACGATAACAACAACGGGAAATAATAGCAGTGGTAATGTTACCTTTGATGGAACTGTAAATGGGGGTCGTGATAATAATTCTGGGAGTAATAGTTTAACCTTACAAACGGGAGAGGGAGATGTTAATTTTAATCAAGCGGTCGGCGATAGCATTCCTCTACAAAATTTAACCCTAAATAGCAGAAATGTTGTTACTCAGTCTCCCGTTACCGTTGAGAATGGGGGAATTAATATTACCGCAACGGAAGATGTTACGTTTAACGATACGGTGACAACGAATAATAATAGTCCCGTTGATGTCGTCGCCGAGGGAGACATTACCACAAGGGATATTATTAGTAATGGAGAACGAATTGCGCTCACCAGTAATACGGGAAATATTAATACAACGGCGGGTATTCTTAATAGTAGTTCTACCACCGAAGATGGAGGAGAAATTAACCTGAATGCGGCTCAAAATTTAACCGTTGGTGAAATAACAACCCGAACTGAATCTAATTTAGGAACTTCTCAAGCTGGAACCTTGACTCTCGCCGGAAATAGTATCACGTTAACCAATAATATTGATACGTCTGCGACTATTGGGTCGGGTAATAATATTACGTTTAATTCTCCGGTAATTTTAGATGGGGATACCGTTACTTTAACCACATCGGGAACCGCAGGAAGTGGAAATGTTACCTTTAATAATACCGTTGATAGTAATACGCCAGGAAATTCTAATTTAACCATTCAAGCCGGGACGGGAACGGTTAGCGTTAATGAAACAATAGGTGGAACGAATACCCTGAATGGGTTAACTGTTAATAGTGGAGATATGAATACTAATGCTGCTATTACTGTTGAAGCAGGAGGGGTTAATCTTAATAGTAGTGGAAGTGTTAATTTAACTGCACCTATCACCACAAGCCAAACCGGAACGATTAATATTAATGCTGAAAATAATATTACCACTGCTGACCTAACAACCCAAGGTCAAGAAATTAACCTCAATAGTAATACCGGAAATATTGATAGCAGTTCAGGAACCCTCAATACCAGTTCAAATAATAGTAATGGCGGTGATATTAATATAACGACAACCGCAAGCGTTACCCTCGGTGAAATTAACACCAGTACCCAAACCAACCAAGCGGGAACCCTAAATGTTAGTGGTGAAACTATTGCGTTAACCGGAAATATTAATACCTCTGGAAATAACGGAACTGGGAGTAATGTAACCTTTAATAACCCCGTTGAAGTTACTCAACCTGTTAATATCAATACTTCTGGAACATCGGGAAGTGGTAATATTACCTTTAACAATACCGTTAATAGTATTCCTGCTGATAATAACGGTTTAACATTGCAAGCGGGAACCGGAAATATCCAATTTAATAATAGCGTAACCGTTGGCGGATTAGATATTACGGCTGGAACCGTTAATAGTACCTCTCCCATTACCGTTAATACCGGAGATTTTATCATTAATTCCAGTGATACTGTCACCCTTCCCCAAGATATTACCACCACAAATAGCAGTGAAATTCAAATTACCGCGACTAATAATATTGTAACGGGAAATATCATCACCAACGGTCAACCTATTACCCTGAATAGTTCTAATGGAAATATCACAACAAACCCCGGAACTCTCAATACCAGTTCCGAAAATAATGGCGGCGCTATTACCATTAATACCCCAGGAACTCTCAACTTAGGCGGCGTTAATACCAGCACCAATAACGGTCAAGCCGGAACCCTCAATATCAATACTCAAAATAATCCGATTATTTTAAATAGCGATATCAATACCTCTGCAAATAATGGTGCTGGAAGTCAACAACAATATAATAGTCCCGTTCAACTCGCATCCCCCAATATTACCTTAACTTCATCTGGTAGTAATAGCAGTGGAAATATTAGTTTTAACTTTCCGGTAAATGGGAATAGCAATTTAACCGTTAACGCTGGAAGTGGTAATCTTACGTTCTCAACCGTTGGTGATAGTAACCCCCTCTCTAGTTTACAAGTCAATACTACTGGACTAACAACCCTACAAGGCAATTTAACGGCTAATAATAGTGTTGATTTTAGTAATACTTCAGGGGGAACCCAACTCGCCAATAATATCAGTATTAATACCGTCGCCAATAATGGCGATATTCTATTTAATAATAGTCCGATAACAGGTTCCCAAACCCTAACTCTTAATGCAGGAAGTGGAACCATTTCTCTGAATACCGTTGGTAATAATAATAACCCCGTAAGCGGATTAATTTTTCAACAAGCAAACGCCGTTAACCTGTTTGGCGATATTTACACCGCCACCGGACTCGATTTCTCTTCCGTAAATACCGTAAATATTGCTGGAAATCCAGTTACATTAAACACCAGTATTGGTAACGGAGCGATTAACTTCCTCGGCTCAACCCTAACAGGTCAAGGAAATTTAACCCTCACAGCCGGAAACAATGATGTAAATTTAGATACCTTTACTTCTGAAACGCCCCTCAACAGTTTAGGCATTACCGCCAGAACCGTCCAAGCCAATGCTCCCATTACCGTAGGGTCAGGGGGACTTGATATTAATGCGAGTAATATTGTTACCCTAACGGGCAATACCCTCAGTAATAGTACGGTTGCAATTACAGCCACTAACGACATTAATACCCGTGACATTACGGCTTCTCAAGGTATCATATTCAACAGCCGCAACGGGAATATTACGGTTAATTCTCTCAACACTTCATCCCCCAATGCTAACGCTGGGGAGATCACCTTAAATACCCCTCAAGGGAATATTACCACCAACAGCCTGAATAGCTCATCTCCCAATAGTCAGGGTGGGGAGATCACCCTAAGTAGCCCTATTGGAACCGTTACAACGGGAAATATACTGACATCAGGCTTAACTGGCGGTAACATTAGTGTCAATGCACAAACCAGTATTACGACCGGACAAATAAACACCCAAGGCCAAACCCAAGGAGGTAACGTATTCCTCGACCCCATCAACGATGTCCAGGTTGAATATATTAATGCAGAATCCCCCAATGGTCGTGGAGGTAACGTTTTTGTTGAATCAACGCAAGGCTACTTCCGTGCTACTGGTTCCTTCCCCACCTTATTTTCCCCAACGGGAACCGCCAGTATCTCCACTGCGGGACGTCTGGGTAGCGGTTCTATTACCATTCGTCATGCTGGCGGGCCACTCAATCCCCCCGTCGCCTCCTTTGAAATCAAAGGTAATTTAACTATCAATGGAGCCGCCGCCACGATTACAACGGGTGATTTTAGCATTCTCCCCCCGCAAAGCTTTGAGGGTTCATTTACATTAGGAAATATTGCAATTCAAACCGATGACGCGCCGAATCTTCCTCCCAGTCAAAATCCCACCCAGGGGAATACCGGAGTTATTATTCAACAAAATATATCAATTCCTCCTAATCAAGAGGAACAACAAGATGAAATTACTTCTGAATTTATTAATAATCCGACTAATTCTTTTCTTCCGCAAGAACTGTTATCAACCACAGAAATTGCCTTTCAATCCAATAATTTAGATTCTAGTATTCTCCTGCTAGAACAATTTAGAAATCAAGAATTTGAACAATATTTAGGAGTGAAATCCACTTTATTAGACCGTTTAGAAGTTCAACAACGATTAAAAGAATTGGAACTAAAAACCCAACAAGTTTATGCGATTGTTTATATGGTTTCCCGTGAAGACCAATTAGAAATTATTGTGGTTCCTTCCTCCGGTGAACCGTTGCGACATAGTGTTCCTGAAGCGACACGAGAAAACTTATTTCCTGTTGTTCGAGAACTCCAAACCGAAATTACTAACCCCCGAAAACGTAATACTGTGAGTTATCAAGCTCCGGCTCAACAACTTTATGAATGGATGATTCAACCCATAGCAGACGATTTACAAAAATTAGGGGTTTCTACAATTCTTTTTTCCCTCGACCCCGGTTTACGCAGTTTACCCATCGCAGCATTATGGGATGGTCAGCAATTTTTAGTCGAAAAATATGCGATTAGTTTAATTCCTAGTACCAGTTTAATTGACTTTCGATATCAACCCATTGGTGAAGCCGAAGTCTTAGCAATGGGAGCGAGTCAATTTCAACAACAAAATCCTTTACCTGCGGTTCCCGTCGAATTAGAAAATATTATTGATATTTGGCCCGGTGAAGAATTTTTAAACGAAAGATTCACCCTCGAAAATTTGAAATCCCAACGTCGCTTATCTAATTTTGACGTGATTCATTTAGCCACTCACGCTGATTTTAAAGCGGGATCTCCCAGTAATTCTTATATTCAATTATGGAATGAAAAATTACCCCTAACAGAATTACCCAGCTTAAATTTAGATAATCCAACGGTAGAATTGTTAACTTTAAGTGCTTGTCGAACCGCTTTAGGAGATCGACGTTCAGAATTAGGATTTGCGGGGTTAGCAGTGCAAGCCGGGGTTAAATCAGCTTTAGCCAGTTTATGGTATGTGAGCGACCAAGGAACGTTAGCATTAATGAGTGAATTTTATCAAGATTTAAAACAAGCTCCGATTAAAGCCATTGCGTTACAAAATGCCCAAGTTGATATGATTCAACAAAAAACTCGCCTTGAAAATGATCAATTAATTACCACCTTTGGTACAATTCCTCTCCCTAGTGATCTCGCAGGAAGCAATATTACCACCCTATCCCATCCCTATTATTGGTCAGGATTTACAATGATTGGAAGTCCCTGGTAA
- a CDS encoding VIT domain-containing protein, with the protein MPQIIKNQPSGLYIQTPDQQPIAFPLKHTNVSAKIAGNLSRVEVTQSFENPFTTTLEAVYIFPLPDEAAVDEMLIQIGDRTIKGNIKKREEAQQIYEQAKQQGRTAGLLEQERDNIFTQSLANIKPGEQIDVIIRYSDSLKFTGGNYEFVFPMVVGPRYIPGVGIEDPSSGGTAIAPLTQNQDTDLVPDASRLNAPILPEGMRSRHDINVTVEIDAGVPILGINSPSHQLQIDHTGQNARITLAEGDTIPNKDLMLRYQVAGEHTQTTILTQSDERGGHFAVYLIPAIKYATDQIVAKDVVFLIDTSGSQAGMPLMQCQELMRQFINHLNPDDTFSIIDFANTTQQLSAVPLANTPQNRAQALQYINHLNANGGTELLRGIQAVLNFPVTDVGRLRTVVLLTDGYIGNENQILAEVQQHLKPGNRLHSFGAGSSVNRFLINRIAELGRGISRIIRHDEPVEPVVEQFFTQINNPVLTNIQVSWQGEGEETVIYPTLAPDLFAEQPLVLFGKKPDSNSGVLQIQGSAAGGIPYQQDFNLNFDSEGNPAVAQLWGRSRIKALMNQMVQGETKAGVEAVTETALTYQLLSQYTAFVAVSDDVRVNANEASVSVQVPVEMPEAVSYEGIYGYGSVLQAPSAPVARSISLQSMGLMRGFRMNTFFDPSIVEEGSFLELEPPSPILTSLEIVSATGLDEEAIAFLTQHLQSIEIPTGIQGDLVLELKINKGRVKQVILDEDASTITDSKIIELIRRSLLKWIPAQTNPITVVLTLKIDG; encoded by the coding sequence ATGCCTCAAATTATTAAAAATCAACCGAGTGGGTTATATATTCAAACCCCTGACCAACAACCGATCGCCTTTCCCCTTAAACATACGAATGTTAGTGCTAAAATTGCGGGGAATCTGTCACGGGTGGAAGTCACCCAGAGTTTTGAAAATCCCTTTACAACAACTTTAGAAGCGGTTTATATTTTTCCGTTACCCGATGAAGCCGCTGTAGATGAAATGTTGATTCAAATTGGCGATCGCACCATTAAAGGTAACATTAAAAAACGGGAAGAAGCCCAACAAATTTATGAACAGGCGAAACAACAAGGACGCACCGCCGGACTGTTAGAACAAGAACGGGATAATATTTTTACTCAATCTTTGGCTAATATTAAACCCGGTGAACAAATTGATGTGATTATTCGCTATTCCGATAGCTTGAAATTTACCGGGGGAAACTATGAATTTGTGTTTCCGATGGTGGTTGGCCCCCGTTATATTCCGGGGGTTGGAATTGAAGATCCCAGTAGTGGGGGGACTGCGATCGCACCCCTGACCCAAAATCAAGATACGGATTTAGTTCCTGATGCGTCTCGTTTAAATGCGCCGATTTTGCCGGAGGGGATGCGATCACGTCATGATATTAATGTAACAGTTGAAATTGATGCGGGTGTGCCAATTCTGGGGATTAATTCTCCCTCCCATCAACTTCAGATTGATCATACCGGACAAAACGCCAGAATCACTTTAGCAGAGGGAGATACCATCCCCAATAAAGACTTGATGTTGCGGTATCAGGTGGCTGGAGAACACACCCAAACAACAATTTTAACTCAATCCGATGAACGGGGGGGACATTTTGCAGTTTATTTGATTCCGGCGATTAAGTATGCAACAGATCAAATTGTTGCGAAAGATGTGGTTTTTCTCATCGATACTTCGGGTTCTCAAGCTGGTATGCCACTGATGCAATGTCAGGAATTGATGCGGCAGTTTATTAATCACTTGAATCCCGACGATACCTTTAGTATTATTGATTTTGCCAATACCACGCAACAGTTGTCTGCGGTTCCCTTGGCGAACACCCCCCAAAATCGCGCCCAAGCGTTGCAGTATATTAATCACTTAAATGCGAATGGGGGTACGGAACTGTTACGAGGAATTCAGGCGGTTTTGAACTTCCCGGTTACGGATGTAGGGCGGTTGCGGACGGTGGTGTTGTTGACGGATGGTTATATTGGCAATGAAAATCAAATTTTGGCAGAGGTACAACAACATCTCAAACCCGGAAACCGCCTGCATAGTTTTGGGGCGGGGAGTTCCGTTAATCGCTTTTTGATTAACCGTATTGCTGAGTTGGGGCGAGGGATTTCTCGGATTATTCGTCATGATGAACCTGTTGAACCCGTTGTGGAACAGTTTTTTACTCAGATTAATAACCCCGTTTTAACCAATATTCAGGTATCTTGGCAAGGAGAGGGAGAAGAAACTGTTATTTATCCTACTTTAGCCCCGGATTTATTTGCAGAACAACCCTTAGTCTTATTTGGCAAGAAACCGGATAGCAATTCTGGGGTTTTGCAGATTCAGGGGTCTGCGGCGGGTGGAATTCCTTATCAACAGGATTTTAACTTGAATTTTGATTCAGAGGGAAATCCGGCTGTTGCTCAATTGTGGGGACGCTCTCGAATTAAGGCGTTGATGAATCAGATGGTGCAAGGAGAAACCAAGGCAGGAGTGGAGGCGGTGACGGAAACGGCTCTCACTTATCAGTTATTATCTCAGTATACGGCGTTTGTGGCGGTGAGTGATGATGTGCGGGTCAATGCTAACGAAGCGTCGGTGTCGGTGCAAGTCCCTGTGGAAATGCCGGAAGCGGTTAGTTATGAGGGGATTTATGGCTATGGTTCCGTGTTACAGGCTCCCTCTGCTCCAGTGGCTCGTTCTATATCTCTGCAATCGATGGGACTGATGCGAGGCTTCAGGATGAACACTTTTTTCGATCCTAGTATTGTCGAGGAAGGCTCGTTTTTAGAACTAGAACCTCCATCTCCTATTTTAACATCTTTAGAGATAGTGAGCGCGACGGGATTAGATGAAGAAGCGATCGCTTTTTTAACTCAACATTTACAATCAATTGAAATTCCTACCGGAATTCAGGGTGATCTGGTGTTGGAGTTAAAGATTAATAAAGGACGAGTTAAACAGGTGATTTTAGATGAAGATGCGTCTACAATTACAGACTCTAAAATTATTGAATTAATTCGGCGATCGCTCCTAAAATGGATACCTGCTCAAACTAACCCTATAACTGTTGTTTTAACTCTGAAAATTGATGGTTAA